A part of Setaria viridis chromosome 8, Setaria_viridis_v4.0, whole genome shotgun sequence genomic DNA contains:
- the LOC117833381 gene encoding signal peptide peptidase-like 2, which translates to MAAARRASRLPFAAALLVLLLAGGAAADDASSDDDAGAPRTPGCSNKFQLVKVKNWVNGTEGATVVGLSARFGASLPRDMHEAQKSFAVLANPFDCCSNLTSKLTNSVALATRGECAFTAKAKTAQAGGAVGLLVINDNEELYKMVCSENDTSINVTMPVVMIPQSAGKKLKDFLDHGASVEVQLYSPSRPVVELSACFLLIMAVGTIVCASLWSEFVACEQVDERYNQLTRKDGPNTGTNSGEDKEIFEISAKGAIVFIIIASVFLLLLFYFMSSWFVWVLIVLFCIGGIEGMHVCLVTLLARIFKDCGQKTVQLPFLGEVLTLSVGIVPFCVVFAILWAVYRHASFAWIGQDILGICLMITVLQMARLPNIRVASALLSAAFVYDIFWVFISPLIFHESVMIAVARGDNTGESIPMLLRIPRFFDPWGGYDMIGFGDIIFPGLLVAFSYRFDRASKKGILNGYFLWLTGGYAVGLFLTYLALFLMDGHGQPALLYLVPCTLGLIVLLGWVRGDLHDLWNYGKGRTENLVDEP; encoded by the exons ATggcggccgctcgccgcgcgTCGCGCCTTCCCTTCGCCGCCGCTCTCCTTGTGCTGCTCctcgcgggcggcgccgcggcggacgaCGCCTCCAGCGACGACGATGCGGGGGCCCCGCGGACGCCCGGCTGCTCCAACAAGTTCCAGCTG GTTAAGGTGAAGAATTGGGTGAACGGGACTGAAGGTGCAACTGTTGTTGGCCTAAGTGCAAGATTTGGAGCCTCCTTGCCTAGAGATATGCATGAAGCTCAAAAATCATTTGCTGTCCTTGCAAATCCATTTGACTGTTGCTCCAACTTGACATCAAAG TTAACAAATTCTGTTGCTTTAGCAACACGTGGGGAATGTGCTTTCACTGCTAAAGCAAAGACTGCTCAGGCTGGTGGTGCAGTTGGTTTACTAGTTATCAATGACAATGAAG AGCTTTACAAGATGGTTTGCAGTGAGAATGACACTTCCATTAACGTGACAATGCCTGTTGTCATGATACCACAGTCAGCAGGAAAGaagttgaaggacttcctagATCATGGAGCAAGTG TGGAAGTTCAGTTGTATTCACCAAGTCGGCCAGTTGTGGAACTTTCAGCATGCTTCCTGTTGATAATGGCTGTAGGAACCATAGTCTGTGCTTCACTCTGGTCTGAATTTGTTGCATGTGAGCAGGTTGATGAACGTTATAATCAGCTGACCCGAAAG GATGGACCTAACACGGGAACAAACTCTGGAGAAGATAAAGAGATCTTTGAGATCAGCGCCAAGGGTGCTATTGTTTTTATTATAATAGCTTCagttttcctcctcctcctgttctACTTCATGTCCTCTTGGTTTGTTTGGGTCCTAATTGTATTATTCTGCATTGGTGGTATTGAG GGTATGCATGTTTGCTTGGTCACACTTCTAGCTAG GATTTTCAAGGATTGTGGGCAAAAGACTGTACAACTCCCCTTTCTTGGGGAGGTCCTAACCTTATCTGTTGGAATTGTACCATTTTGTGTGGTGTTTGCAATTCTCTGGGCTGTGTATCGGCATGCTTCATTTGCTTGGATAGGCCAAGATATCCTC GGTATCTGTTTGATGATAACTGTACTTCAGATGGCACGCTTACCAAATATCAGG GTTGCATCAGCACTTCTTAGTGCTGCATTTGTGTATGACATATTTTGGGTTTTCATTTCACCTCTTATATTCCATGAAAGCGTCATGATTGCA GTTGCTCGTGGTGATAACACAGGGGAATCAATTCCGATGCTCCTAAGGATACCTCGCTTCTTTGATCCATGGGGTGGCTACGATATGATAGGCTTTGGTGATATTATTTTCCCTGGATTGCTTGTTGCATTCAGCTATAG ATTTGACAGGGCAAGCAAAAAGGGTATCTTAAATGGATATTTTCTGTGGCTGACTGGGGGATATGCTGTTG GCCTTTTCCTTACCTATCTTGCTCTTTTCCTGATGGACGGGCACGGCCAACCTGCGTTGCTGTACCTGGTTCCATGTACATTAG GGCTTATTGTTCTCCTTGGTTGGGTAAGAGGTGACCTGCATGACTTGTGGAACTACGGAAAAGGTCGAACGGAAAACTTGGTCGATGAACCTTGA